Genomic DNA from Rubinisphaera margarita:
TCAAAGACCAATTCTCCAACGGCTGCACCGCCTCGAAAGCATCTTTCGGAGTCACCCTGACAGAATGGACCATGTTCCAGGACAGGCATGCCCACGCGAGCGTGGGCATGGCACCCGATTCTTGTCGCGGCCGTAAGATGCCGCTGCTGAAAAGGAACAGCGATGACGATCTCGGATCCCAAGTATCAGGACGGAGCCCCTCCCGAGCCGGTCGATCTGCCGGACGACGTCATCATTAGCAGCGACACTCGGCGGGAGGAACGCATTCCTCCGGGACAGTCCCGCACAAAGAAATGGCCGGTGCTGCAGGCCGGTTCCGTTCCCCAGGTCTCAACGGACCAGTGGACGTTAACGGTGGATGGTCTGGTCGATCGTCCTCTCTCGTTCACCTGGGACGAATTTCAGCAGCTGCCCCGCGTGAAGGTCTTCTCCGACTTTCACTGCGTCACGAAATGGTCGCGACTCGGGAATCTCTGGGAAGGGGTCAGCACGAAGACGATTTTTGAGATGGCCGGCGTTCAGGCCGAGGCGAAGTTCGTTGTCGCCGGCGGTTACGACCGGGGCTGGACGACGAATCTGCCGCTCGAGCATTTTCTTTCGCCCGATGCTCTTCTGTGTGACCTGCACGATGGCGAACCACTTTCTGCGGATCACGGGGCTCCCGTGCGACTCATCGTGCCTCTGCTGTATGCCTGGAAGAGTGCCAAGTGGTTGAAGTCGCTCACGTTTGTCGCCGAAGACCAGCCCGGTTACTGGGAGCAAGGGGGCTATCACAACATTGGCGATCCCTGGCTCGAACAACGCTTTGGCTCCGACTCGATTCCGCCCGGCTATGACAGTTAACTCAGCCGACTCGGAAACAAACCTGTTCGAACCGGCGACGCTGAAGTCGTTCCGCGCCGATCTGAAACGCTGGTATCGCAAAGCGGGCCGCGAATTGCCGTGGCGGCTCACCGCGGATCCGTATCGGATCTGGCTCAGCGAGATCATGTTGCAGCAGACAACTGTGGCGGCCGTCATTCCGTATTATGAACGGTTTCTGGCCCGCTTCCCCGATGTCCCGGCTCTTGCGGCCGCAGAGGAAGCCGAGGTGCTTCGGCTCTGGGAAGGGCTCGGCTACTATTCGCGGGCCCGCAACATTCACAAGACGGCCCGTATTGTCGCCGAAGAGCGAAAGGGCGAGTTCCCCCGCTCGGCTGCCGAGCTGCACGAACTCCCGGGCATCGGTCGCTACACCGCCGGCGCGATCGCCTCCTTCGCGTACGATTTGCCCGCTCCCATTCTCGAAGCGAACACGCAGCGGCTGTATGCCCGGCTGCTCGCCTACGATGCTCCACTGCAGTCGACTGCTTCGCAGAGAACGCTCTGGAACTTTGCCGAACAGCTGGTGCCGAAACGCGAACCGGGGCTGTTCAATCAGGCCTTGATGGAACTTGGCGGCCAGATCTGCAAACCGGTCGATCCGCTCTGCGATGACTGTCCCGTCTCCCGCCATTGTCGCGCCTTCGAGCAGCAGCGGCAGCACGAGATTCCGCATCCCAAGAAGAAGATCGAACTGACGGATGTCGTGCATCTTTGTGTGGCGGTAAAGCAGGACGACCGGTTCCTCGTGCGGCAGTATTCGCCGGAAGAACGCTGGGCCGGGCTCTGGGATTTTCTCCGCTGGGAGCAGAACGACTTTCCGATTCTGAAGCGTTCCCGCGGCAGGAGATCGAGTGAACTCTTCACGGATCAGGACCTGTTCACGCAGGAGTTCGCCCGAGCCGAGGCGTTGCTTCGTGAGCGATATCAGCTGCCGACCGAGATTCAGGAACTCGCGTTGACCATCAAGCACGGCGTGACGCGATACCGCATTACGCTGCTCTGCCTTGTGGCCGAGTTTGGCGGGGATCTCGCCGACGATCAGCCGACCGATCAGCAGTGGGTCACGCGGGACCAGCTGAAGGAACTGCCGCTGTCGAAAACGGGACGTCAGTTCGCCAACCATCTGTTGAATCAGTAAGCTGCCCGTCATGGAAGACGCCCCGAACCAGCCTGAATCTGTCGCAGCCGAGCATGGCGAGAATGCCCCGCGCTGGTTTCGTCCGATCGCGCTTCTCACGGCTGGGGTTCTGCTTCTGCTGCAGATCGTCTACATGAATCGGCCCGATGCACTGACGGCCATCACCGTCTTTCCCGTGTGGATCTGGACGGCTGCGGTCAGCGTGCCCGTGCTGGTGATGTTCCTGTTTGCCAGCCGGCGATACGGCTATCTGCTGATTCTCCCGGTCGTCGTCACGCTGCTGCTGGCCGACACTCCACTGTCGTTGATTCGCGTTCTCTATCAACCCGCACCGCCGGTCGTTCGTGCGGAAAAGGACGACACGATCCGGATCATCACGCTGAACTGCCTGCACCAGCAGCAGGCGGTCGCCGATCTGAAACGCTTCGAGCCCGATATCGTTCTCGTTCAGGAATACCGACGCATCGACGTCGAGCAGGTTCGTCGGGAACTCTTTGGCGAAGCGAGCTTTCTAATTCGCAATCACGATGTCGCGATCTTCAGTCGGTTTCCTCTGACGGAGCACCCGATGCCGAGAGATCTGTATCGCACCTGTCTGGCAGGGCGGGCGGAGATCGGGGAAATGTCGCTGCTGCTCGTTCCGCTGCATCTCAATTCGCCCCCGCCGCGACTCGATCTCTGGAAGGCCGAAAGCTGGCGAAGCTACACGAAGAACCGAAACAGGCAGCGGGAACAACTCCAGTTGATCTTCGAGTCCCTTCCGAAGGTGACTCCGAAGGATGCGGTTGTGCTCGGCGGCGACTTCAACGCTCCGCCGGGAGACGCCATCTTCGAACTGCTGCCCCCCTTCATGCAGGATGCCTTCCACGAAGTCGGCGTCGGCTGGGGGCGGACATACGCCAATGACCTGCCAGTGATTCGCATCGATCAGCTCTGGTCCACTCCGGTGGTCACCCCGCTCCGCTGTATGGCGGTTGACAGTAACGGGAGCGATCACCGAGCCGTGATTGTGGACTATGAGTTGCGTTTCTGATCAGCTTCGAAGGGATGGCCCAGACGTGCACGTCTGGGTGACGAAGTCACAGGAAGAAGCTCTGGTTCGCTCAAGAAGTATTAGCAACGGTTTCATGGGAGACTGGCCGAACAGACGAAGGCCGTCGGTTACCGGCCTCTTGTGGCTTCGCCACTCAGACGCACGCGTCTGAGCCATCACTGTGATTGTCGATTATCAGCTGGGCCCCTGACGCAGCCCTGGGCGAAGTGGAATGGAACCGCCCGTGAGAACGCGAATGATCGGGCACGTCACGATAGCGTCCTCCTACGGCTTCGCCGCCCTGATAGCGGAGCTATCACGGCCACCTCGGGGCCTGGGAACCAGGGCAATCTGAATTGCAGAGCAGAAAACGGAGTGGTTGTGACCGGCGGTTTCCATAAGATGAATCCAACCGTGAGCCGCTCTTTTGGAAACCAGAGCAATGCCCGTCAATGAAGTTAACAATTCGAATGCCTTCATCACCGACGATGCCCGCTGGCAGGCGATCGTCTCGCGCGATGCAGCGGCGGATCGACGATATTACTACGGCGTTCGCACCACGGGCGTGTACTGTCGGAATGTCTGTGCTTCGAGACAGCCTTCACGGAAGAACGTCCGATTCTTTGCGAGTCGTCAGACCGCGGAAGCCGCCGGGTTCCGGCCGTGTAAACGTTGTCGTCCCGATGACGAAGAGACAAACGGTGAGGCCAATGCGATCGAGCGCGCCTGCCGGCTGATCGAGAATGCCGAACGGGTTCCCTCGCAGACGGAACTGGCAGCGGCTGTTGGATTCAGTCCTACTCACTTTCACCGGCTCTTTCGGCGGCAGACCGGACTCACGCCTCGGCAGTATGCGGCTGGACTGCGCGACGAACGACTGCGCACAGAACTCGCTGCACAGAAGACCGTCCAGCGAGCGATGGAGTCCGCCGGGTTCGCGACGAGCAGTCGCCTTTATGCGGCGACGAATAAGGCACTCGGAATGCAGCCGTCCCGGTTTCGAACCGGCGGGGCAGGGGAGACGATTCGTTTCGCGGTCGGCGAATGTTGGCTCGGCTCGGTTCTCGTCGCGGCCACGTCCCTCGGCGTTTGCAGAATTACGCTCGGCAAGGAACCTGAACCGCTGCTGGAGGAGTTTCAGCAGGAGTTCACCGCCGCGGAATTGATCGGCGACGATCCCGAATTCGAGCAGACGGTCGCCGTCGTCATCCGTTTTATCACGACGCCGGCCGCGGGCCTCGATCTTCCGCTCGACATTCGGGGCACGGCATTTCAACTTCGCGTCTGGCAGGCGGTGTCAGCGATTCCGCCGGGAACGACGGTCACATACACGGACCTCGCCGAACGCCTCGGC
This window encodes:
- a CDS encoding sulfite oxidase-like oxidoreductase, with the translated sequence MTISDPKYQDGAPPEPVDLPDDVIISSDTRREERIPPGQSRTKKWPVLQAGSVPQVSTDQWTLTVDGLVDRPLSFTWDEFQQLPRVKVFSDFHCVTKWSRLGNLWEGVSTKTIFEMAGVQAEAKFVVAGGYDRGWTTNLPLEHFLSPDALLCDLHDGEPLSADHGAPVRLIVPLLYAWKSAKWLKSLTFVAEDQPGYWEQGGYHNIGDPWLEQRFGSDSIPPGYDS
- a CDS encoding endonuclease/exonuclease/phosphatase family protein gives rise to the protein MEDAPNQPESVAAEHGENAPRWFRPIALLTAGVLLLLQIVYMNRPDALTAITVFPVWIWTAAVSVPVLVMFLFASRRYGYLLILPVVVTLLLADTPLSLIRVLYQPAPPVVRAEKDDTIRIITLNCLHQQQAVADLKRFEPDIVLVQEYRRIDVEQVRRELFGEASFLIRNHDVAIFSRFPLTEHPMPRDLYRTCLAGRAEIGEMSLLLVPLHLNSPPPRLDLWKAESWRSYTKNRNRQREQLQLIFESLPKVTPKDAVVLGGDFNAPPGDAIFELLPPFMQDAFHEVGVGWGRTYANDLPVIRIDQLWSTPVVTPLRCMAVDSNGSDHRAVIVDYELRF
- the mutY gene encoding A/G-specific adenine glycosylase, coding for MTVNSADSETNLFEPATLKSFRADLKRWYRKAGRELPWRLTADPYRIWLSEIMLQQTTVAAVIPYYERFLARFPDVPALAAAEEAEVLRLWEGLGYYSRARNIHKTARIVAEERKGEFPRSAAELHELPGIGRYTAGAIASFAYDLPAPILEANTQRLYARLLAYDAPLQSTASQRTLWNFAEQLVPKREPGLFNQALMELGGQICKPVDPLCDDCPVSRHCRAFEQQRQHEIPHPKKKIELTDVVHLCVAVKQDDRFLVRQYSPEERWAGLWDFLRWEQNDFPILKRSRGRRSSELFTDQDLFTQEFARAEALLRERYQLPTEIQELALTIKHGVTRYRITLLCLVAEFGGDLADDQPTDQQWVTRDQLKELPLSKTGRQFANHLLNQ
- the ada gene encoding bifunctional DNA-binding transcriptional regulator/O6-methylguanine-DNA methyltransferase Ada, with the translated sequence MPVNEVNNSNAFITDDARWQAIVSRDAAADRRYYYGVRTTGVYCRNVCASRQPSRKNVRFFASRQTAEAAGFRPCKRCRPDDEETNGEANAIERACRLIENAERVPSQTELAAAVGFSPTHFHRLFRRQTGLTPRQYAAGLRDERLRTELAAQKTVQRAMESAGFATSSRLYAATNKALGMQPSRFRTGGAGETIRFAVGECWLGSVLVAATSLGVCRITLGKEPEPLLEEFQQEFTAAELIGDDPEFEQTVAVVIRFITTPAAGLDLPLDIRGTAFQLRVWQAVSAIPPGTTVTYTDLAERLGCPESARAVASAVGKNHLAVAIPCHRVIRRDGSLAGYRWGLERKVELLNRER